The stretch of DNA ATAACATAAACAGTAAATAATTTAGCTAATTTTGGCAAGCATTGTAGTCTTTTTATCACAGCAAAATGGTTATGTGATACAACAGAGATTACTACATTCACGTTATTGCACCTTTAATTATATCTTTGGCATATTTTAGCCACAACTCATGCTCACTCTTTAAAGTTAGCTCTCTAATATTTAAATCCCCAGAGTTTTCAGACCCAAGTATACTTATATTGCTAAGTTGATTAAAAATAATAGTAGAAATCTCATTTTCATCACAATCATAGTCAACAATACTTATACAATCAGAATCTAATTTCTGTAAAAATAATGCCGATGGAATAGCAGTAGAAATAACATAATTACCAGCTACATAAGCTTCAAGATTTGGCAAGCCCAACCCTTCCCATTTAGATAAACATATAAATATTTTTGATTGCATCAACAAAGAAAAGAATTCACTTCTTGATTGGTTTCTGATGATGAAATTAAATTTCTCATCTTGTCTTGATGCATTAATTGCCAGAACATTAACTCCTTGAGCATATAACAAACGCATAACCTCAAGCGTCTTTTTGGGATTTTTATATTCCCCATCACGTATAATTGCCACAACATCATAGTGAAACTTGCTATTTGTATCCCTGTCATATTTAAAAGCTTCAGCTATATAAGGGAAACCTATAACAGGTGTACTTATTTGTAACAAATCCGCTAGAGTCTGATTCGTTACAATGACATTTTTCGCAGTCAGATAATTCTTCCAAAAAAAACGGCCTAGCCATTTTAAACGATTAGGATAAAAATCAACCTCAATATCTTGAATCAAAGCATACTTGGATTTTTTAATAAAATTAAATACTGATGTTAAATGATGTGTGGCAACATAATTTTTCAAAAATAATGCATGCAAAGAAAGTAAAAAAAATGCTGTTATATTCGCTAAAGAATTTAAAATACCTCTGGTTGGCTTAACCAATTTAACATCGTTGACATGAAGAATACTAAAGCCAGAGCAACAATAAACATCTATTGTATGAGATGAAAGGTGTCGCGCTAATTCTAAACTTACTAAGTTCCCTCCAGATAAAGCAAACCTAGGAATTGAAAAATATATTTTCGTCACCTCACTACCCCCATAAATATTTCCAATCCCTATATTTCAAAGCCATATAAAATCTGTGGATTACGAAATATGAAGTAACCATTAATTTCTTAAAAACTGTATCCCCAAAAACTATCGTTTTTGATTTGATCATCTCTTTATATCTTAGCCTTAATTTTTCGGAGTTTTCATTCAATGTTGATAATGTCAAATGGTGATTAAAACTGTATTTCATAACATACATCTTTCCTAAATAACGCCTGGCGTGACGCATAATATCGTCATCAGTACAATAATTTCTTATACTTGGATTATATGAAAAATCAGTTCTTACCACAAAATCAAGGCAAATAATCATTCCACTATTAATAGCCGAAATATCTAATCGAGTAAATCCATAAGGTGGCACATCGAAATATGAACCTTTGACAAAAAATATACGTGTAGGACTTACAACTTTAGAATGATAATAAATAATTGGTAGAATGATATCAGGCGAAAACTCCGTTATAACTTGCTCAAGCTCAGAAAAATAAGCAATATCAAACTCTGAATCTTGATCAAGCAAAATAACATAATCACTACCTCCCTTAATATTACTGAGAGTCTTGTTATACAATGCTGATAACGCAACGTTTTCTGGTGTATTAATATACTGGACATTAACATTTAATCGTTCAAAATCAGCAATAACCAAATCAACATTATCGCTATTAAAATTTTTTTCGCTATTATCCCAAAAAATTACATCATAATTTATTTTTGTTTTTTCCACAATCGAGAATGATGTAACTAATGATTTATATGTTTCAGTATAGAGAATATTTTCATTATAAATTACAACAAGAATACTAATTTTCATATATAATTAATTCTTTCGATATTATTGATGAGTTATATATAAGCCAAATGAAAAATGCCATCATTATCCTTTCAGAAAAAAACACTGGTCCTTTTAATACAAAACTAAAAATCAACCCTATAAATAAAAAGCAAAAAGCATACAGTTGAATTTTATTTTCTACTTTCAGATATCTAAAATAACTTGTAATAAAATGGGTTGCATATACAAAAACAAATAACAACCCACAAATTCCAAAAGCAATGAAATTAAGAAGTATTCCAGAATCAGTGCTATATAAAAAATTATATTGCTCACTTAATCCAGGTTGTGCCCAAAATCCAGTTCCTATAAATACTGGTACATTCCATGGTATAAAGAGATAGCTATCAAATAATTCATTTGTAGAAGCCGTTTCAAGAGTTCCATTTTCAATAAAGTTATAGATAGGCTCAAATACAAACCTTAAAAAGACATTAAATTTATCTACGCCTAAAACAGCAGTCAACAAAGCAACAGAAATAAACATGCAACTAATTAAGCAAAAAAGATAGAATAACTTTCTTTTTGAAATACTAAATAGCAATATGAAAACCGAAAAAACCAAAATAAAACCACTTCTTCCTGCAATTAGCGAAAGGGCAGCCAACAAAGAAGTCACAATTACAAATTTAACATTATCCCTATACTTAAGAGATAGACACCAATTTGAAAACATAAAATATATAAGTCCATAACAAATTGATGTGTCATATATAGATAACCCTGCCAATCCCGTAGCTCTAAAATGTCCCTGTTCAGCTAAAATCTTCCATTCATTAGTTAAGTCTATAATTGAATTAAATAAAGTACGAAATGAAGGTAATGATAACTGTGCAATTATAACTAGCAACTGTATAAATAAAGAAAATAATACTGCTTTAATTAACAAACCCTGATAAGTTTGAAAATTCTCCTTAGATATTTTCAATGCAATATTACGAATAAATAAACAACAACCCAAAGGTATAATTAAAGCCTTAAGTACATAGCGTAATATGATAAATAATGAATCAGTATTTTGGCCAACAAAAAAAGAAACCAAACACATTATTAATAATACTGTGATGAATATAATTTCATTACGAAGAGTATTAGGTATTTTATATTTGAATATGCATGTTGAAAATCCTAAAAATGCAATAATTAGTGGGGGGTAAACTTTAATTCCACTTATTATATAGCTGCCAGAAAATAAGCTAAAA from Limnobaculum xujianqingii encodes:
- a CDS encoding glycosyltransferase — encoded protein: MKISILVVIYNENILYTETYKSLVTSFSIVEKTKINYDVIFWDNSEKNFNSDNVDLVIADFERLNVNVQYINTPENVALSALYNKTLSNIKGGSDYVILLDQDSEFDIAYFSELEQVITEFSPDIILPIIYYHSKVVSPTRIFFVKGSYFDVPPYGFTRLDISAINSGMIICLDFVVRTDFSYNPSIRNYCTDDDIMRHARRYLGKMYVMKYSFNHHLTLSTLNENSEKLRLRYKEMIKSKTIVFGDTVFKKLMVTSYFVIHRFYMALKYRDWKYLWG
- a CDS encoding glycosyltransferase, which produces MTKIYFSIPRFALSGGNLVSLELARHLSSHTIDVYCCSGFSILHVNDVKLVKPTRGILNSLANITAFFLLSLHALFLKNYVATHHLTSVFNFIKKSKYALIQDIEVDFYPNRLKWLGRFFWKNYLTAKNVIVTNQTLADLLQISTPVIGFPYIAEAFKYDRDTNSKFHYDVVAIIRDGEYKNPKKTLEVMRLLYAQGVNVLAINASRQDEKFNFIIRNQSRSEFFSLLMQSKIFICLSKWEGLGLPNLEAYVAGNYVISTAIPSALFLQKLDSDCISIVDYDCDENEISTIIFNQLSNISILGSENSGDLNIRELTLKSEHELWLKYAKDIIKGAIT